In the Rhodothermaceae bacterium genome, one interval contains:
- a CDS encoding 6-bladed beta-propeller, whose product MFSCTTDLMRIKLAAGICDNSEAPYIMKKQTWNGYLTTPLILFCIILLAGCGRGTGPVQKEGEAVLITLEEILRIGDESAGDTILFGPIAQIAVNGNGDIFVSEGGRSPRVHALAADGTYLSQVGGEGQGPGEYQYYIDGPFIGAADSVYLWASWPSQILIYDPEKFSYVRSVHVEADGPKSIHSVVSAIEDGWYMEMGLFTFLIPDDGPMTINDDRYSELIKVNRDGSYSTDPLGIVPDREVIPYMLEGGGRVGFVGVPFARSPALAVGPDDMLYYGWNDAIEIAIVSADGSMCDTIRYEHDPVPITDSEMDGAMPEDPFDLGLLGTREPHETKPAFQTFVVDEMNRVWIKLSSPEDATEAEWLILSRESHAVGRTTLPIAVNLEVVRGGRAYGVHQEDGGAPMIVVYEIQE is encoded by the coding sequence ATGTTCTCGTGTACGACTGATTTGATGAGGATCAAATTGGCGGCGGGAATTTGTGATAACTCGGAAGCCCCTTATATCATGAAAAAGCAGACCTGGAACGGCTATCTCACTACTCCCTTGATTCTTTTCTGTATTATCCTCCTGGCTGGATGTGGACGTGGCACGGGTCCCGTACAGAAAGAAGGTGAAGCCGTCTTGATCACGCTGGAAGAAATCCTTCGGATTGGCGATGAATCTGCCGGAGACACCATTCTGTTTGGGCCAATTGCCCAAATCGCGGTCAATGGGAATGGTGACATATTTGTGTCAGAAGGGGGACGGTCCCCACGGGTTCATGCACTTGCGGCAGACGGCACCTACCTGAGCCAAGTCGGAGGGGAAGGGCAGGGACCGGGTGAGTACCAATATTATATCGACGGCCCATTCATTGGAGCAGCGGATTCTGTATACTTGTGGGCATCGTGGCCGAGCCAGATCCTGATTTATGATCCCGAAAAGTTTTCCTATGTGCGCAGCGTTCATGTAGAGGCAGATGGACCGAAAAGCATTCATTCCGTGGTCAGTGCAATCGAGGATGGGTGGTATATGGAGATGGGCCTGTTCACATTCCTGATACCCGACGATGGTCCTATGACGATCAATGACGATCGTTACAGTGAACTTATCAAAGTCAATCGAGACGGGAGCTACAGTACGGACCCACTTGGCATTGTACCGGATAGGGAAGTGATTCCTTACATGCTCGAAGGAGGAGGTCGCGTCGGCTTTGTTGGCGTTCCATTTGCCCGGTCACCGGCGTTGGCCGTCGGGCCCGATGATATGCTCTACTATGGCTGGAATGACGCGATTGAAATAGCAATTGTATCCGCTGATGGATCAATGTGTGATACCATCCGCTATGAGCACGATCCGGTGCCAATTACGGATTCAGAAATGGATGGAGCGATGCCGGAGGATCCTTTCGACTTGGGGTTATTAGGAACTCGCGAACCACACGAGACGAAGCCAGCATTTCAGACCTTTGTGGTAGATGAGATGAACCGCGTATGGATCAAGCTGAGTAGCCCCGAAGATGCGACTGAGGCGGAGTGGTTGATTCTGAGCCGAGAATCTCACGCAGTTGGCCGCACTACACTGCCAATTGCCGTGAATCTTGAGGTGGTTCGGGGCGGCCGTGCCTATGGTGTACATCAGGAGGATGGCGGCGCCCCAATGATCGTGGTTTACGAGATCCAGGAGTGA